The sequence ACCTTCTCCAATATTTCGAAAGGTCCGACGTATTGAGGGTTCATTTTTCCAGCTTTGATGAATCGGACGACTCCTTTCATTGGTGATAATTTTACATATGCCTTCTCACCAATCTTGAATTCCAGAGGTCTTCTTTTCATGTCAGCCCAACTCTTCTGTCGATCTTGTGAAGCCTTGAGTATTTACTTGATAACCACAACTTTCTCCACTGTTGTTTGGACAAGTTCTGGTCCCGTAATAGACTTATATCCCACTTCATCCCAATATAGTGGTGATCGACATCTTCTCTCATACAGTGCCTCGTATGGCGTCATTCCAATACTGCTGTGATAGCTGTTATTGTAGGCCAACTCAATTAAGGGTAAGTGTTCGCTCCAATTATTGTTGAAGTCTAGAACACATGccctcaacatatcctcaagagtttgaatttttatctcggtttgtccgtcagtttgaggattgTAGGCCGTACTGAGGGTGACCTTGGTTCCCATAGCCTCTTGGAAGCTTTTCCAAAaacgggacacaaacctcgGGTCTCTGTCTGATAAGATACTTTCTGGAACCCCATGAAGTCTGACTATATTTTCCATGTATAACATAGGCAACTTATCCAAGTTGTAAGTCATACGGACTGGTAGGAAGTGTGCAGACTTTGTGAGTCTATCGACAATTACCCAAATTCTGTCATGGCTTTGCCTTGATTTTGGCAGCCCTACTACAAAGTCCATGAAAATGTGCTCCCATTTTCATTCGGGAATTTCCAGGGGTTGAAgtaatcctccaagtctttggTATTCTGCTTTGACCTTTTGGCATACTTGACATCTAGAGACGAATTCGGCCACATCTCTTTTCATTCCGTTCCACCAGAAGTTCTTCTtcaaatctctatacatctttgtactaccagggtggattgaaaattttgatttatgtGCTTCAGACATCACTTCTTGACGAATATTATCAATGTCTGGTACACAcaatcatccttttatccacaAGACTCCTTTCTCATCTGACTGAAAATCATTCGACTTCCCCTCCTTGACTTGTTCCTTGAGTTTTGTCAATAAGGGATCTTGATCTTGGTTTAATTTGACTGTCTCTTGAAGACATGGTTGGATTGAAACTGAAATCAAGATCATTTTACTCATATCCTTTCGACTTAAAGCATTAGCCATTTTATTTGCCTTACCCAGATGGTAGCTAATGGTcaagtcgtaatccttcaacagttCTATCCATCTCATCTGCCTCATGTTTAACTCATTCTGAGTGAGCAAATACTTGAGGCTTTGATGGTCAGTGAAAATATCGCTCTTGGAACCGtagagatagtgtctccaaatttTTAGTGCGAACACTACGGCAGCCAATTAGAGGTCATGAGTTGTGTAGTTCTGCTCATTTGGTTTTAATTGCCTTGAAGCATAAGCAAGTACTCTTCCATATTGCATGAGCACACACCCTAAACCTCCTTTAGATGCGTCACTATAAATGGCGAAGTCTTTGCCTTCTTCCGGTAGTATCAACACAGGGGTAGACGCAAGTCTCTTTTTCAGAGTCTCAAAGCTTTTCTCACAATCATCATTCCAGTTAAACTTAGAATTCTTTTGTGTGAGTTTGGTGAGAGGTATAGCTATAGAAGAGAATCCCTCCACAAAATTTTGGTaataacccgctaaacccaagaagctctGAATTTCGGTCACTGTCTTTGGTTTGGGCCAGTCAGAGATTGcttccactttcttgggatcCACAGACACGCTGGTCTCTGAGATGATATGGCCCAAGAACGTGACACTTTTGAGCCAGAATTCACATGTCTTGAATTTTTCATACAACTTTCTTTCTCTAAGTGTTTGCAGGGTGAGACGGAGATGTTCCTTGTGGTCTTCCTCACTTGGTGAATACACAAGAATGTCGTCGATAAATACCACCACGAATTTATTGAGGAAGGGTTTGAACGCTCTATTCATGAGGTCCATAAATGCCACTGGAGAATTTGTTAATCCGAAGGGCATTACTGTGAATTTGTAGTGTCCATACCTTGTCCTGAAGGCTGTCTTCGAGACGTCTTCAGTTTTGACCTTCAGCTGATGGTACCCTGATCGAAGGTCAAGATTGGAGAAAACTGTAGCTCCTTTGAGTTGATCGAAAAGATCATCGATTGTTGGAAGGGGgtatttattcttgattttcATCTTGTTTAACTCTCTGTAGTAAATACACAATCTCATAATCCCgtctttcttctttacaaacaAGACAGGAGCTCCCCACGGCGAAGCACTTGGtctgatttgtttcttatcCAACAACTCTTGGAGTTGATACTTTAACTCCTTAAGTTCagctggtgccattcgatatggCGCTTTAGAGATTGGTACAACACCTGGTACCAAATTAATTTCGAATTCTACTTCCCTATCTGGAACAGTTCCAGGTAATTCCTCAGGAAAGACGTCTGGGAATTCTTGCACTACCTGAATATCTTCCATTCTACGTTCGGCTCTTTCATTTACTTCGTTAATCATAGCCAGGTAAATTTCCTCACCGTTCTTCATGGATTTACATGCTGGGAAGCAGATAAGAGGGATTTGCGTCCCTTGTCTATTCCTTGAAAGACGACTTCATTTTTGTTCGGCACCCGAAGCTTCACGTTCTTCCCTCTACAATCGACCAATGCATGGTTCTTGGCtaaccaatccatacccaaaattGCATCGAATTCAACCATATTGAGTTGAATCAAGTTGGCTTCGAAAGTATGCCTATTGATACATATATTGCAGTTTCGGTGAACCTTATGAGTCTCAATAGTTTTGCTAGTAGGAGTTGCTATTCTATAAGGTTCTACAAGCATTTCAGGTTCAAGCCTTAAATTCTTAGAAAATCTCTTAGATATAAAAGAATGTGTGGCACcgcaatcaaacaatacataaGCCGTAAATTGATTGATCATAATGGTACCTGCCACGACATCATTTGCGTCATCAGATTCCTCTTGATTGATGGCAAACACCCGATCATTGGGTTTGTTCTCTTTTGGCTTGCTTGGATTGGCACCAACGTTTGATCCAATTCCCACCTTCTTAGGCTTGGGGCAATCAGCAATGCGGTGTCCTATCTTTCCACAGTTAAAAAAAGCACCGAAGGTTCTACGACATTCACCAGGGTGGCGAAAGTTGCAAATGGGGCATAGCTTAATTTTTGCGATAGTCCGAGTGAAACCTTTGGATGGCCCACTAGATTGATTTGGCCTCTTGAATTTCTGTCCACTTTGGTTGTCTAAGACCGAGAGGGGCCTTTTATTTTTGTGCTCGTCCTCACGCCGTTTGATCTTCATCAATTCCAATCTCAACCGGGTCTTCTGTCAGGTTTTCCTCAGGGTCTTCTTCAGGTTCCTCTAATTGTTGCAACTCTTGGATCTCTTACATTAAGGAAACATTCTGTTCGTACAGCGCATTATTGTTTCCCTCTAGTTGCTGGATACGAGCAGTATTCTGCTGACGGTACTGTGCAAATTCGTTCACAACTTTTTGATTTTGTTCCTTCAACTTTTCAGCTTGCCTTGTGAGGTTGAAGCTGCCCTCGGAAAGCTGTGAGATGGTAAGCTGAGCAGCTCTAACCTTTTCCTTATTCTCCTCATCTTGCATGTCTGCCCGAGTGAGATAAGTAGTATAGCGCTTGATATCTTCACGCAAATCCAGCTCCTTGATTCGGCTGGTGTTGATATCTTCGAGTAGCTCCGAATAGCGCTCCTCAAGTTTCTCCTTCTCTTGAGCTTGAGTTTCATTTTGTTCTCCAGATACTCCCTTCCTTTCTGCGTCGCGAGTTTCATCAACTTTTATTCTTCCAGCTTCATCCTAAGGTGTCAGATCACCGTTTTCTGGCATTCTGAAGCTAGTCGCAACATGCAAAGAGTAATATCAGCTCATGATCGGGGAGCCATTTCCTTGAACAAATCAAAGGAATAAATTTCAGAATACCATTATCAATTGCAACTTGGATCAATATAGCAATTATATTATCAATTCAGTGAAATAACGTATCGAGCGGTATTTTCGAGAAAATTTTTCCAAAAACGGAAATTTTTGAGATTACTATATGGGCAAAAAGTACAAGTCGAGGGTGTCGTGGGACAGTTCGCGGAATCGGATTTTGAATTTCTTATGTGAAGTTATAAACGTTTGAAATCTTTCCTAAAACGGAAAAAACGCGATTTCGGAGGCCTAATGACCGGTtatttcggtatgaataaattctactggcaagcgaaccaggtcaaattataataaagtgaaCAAAAgttcagatgtcgaacccacaggaactgtaaaaatatgattaccaaaatctatttatttctacttaatctagactaatgaaaaaaaatgatttcagattttaaactaatgaataaaattgcaaataaaattaaattaaataaaaacgcagcaaaaaactttggattacttaatatttgggaaaagttcgatcaagaacacacgtaggtaccagacaattcatgcaacaagtaatcg comes from Henckelia pumila isolate YLH828 chromosome 4, ASM3356847v2, whole genome shotgun sequence and encodes:
- the LOC140860586 gene encoding uncharacterized protein; its protein translation is MKIKRREDEHKNKRPLSVLDNQSGQKFKRPNQSSGPSKGFTRTIAKIKLCPICNFRHPGECRRTFGAFFNCGKIGHRIADCPKPKKVGIGSNVGANPSKPKENKPNDRVFAINQEESDDANDVVAGTIMINQFTAYVLFDCGATHSFISKRFSKNLRLEPEMLVEPYRIATPTSKTIETHKVHRNCNICINRHTFEANLIQLNMVEFDAILGMDWLAKNHALVDCRGKNVKLRVPNKNEVVFQGIDKGRKSLLSASQHVNP